In Tenacibaculum pacificus, a single window of DNA contains:
- the tsaD gene encoding tRNA (adenosine(37)-N6)-threonylcarbamoyltransferase complex transferase subunit TsaD yields the protein MSTENSYILGIESSCDDTSASVIYNGKVISNVVANQEIHAKYGGVVPELASRAHQQNIVPVVQQAIEQASITKNDLSAIAFTRGPGLMGSLLVGTSFAKSFALGLNIPLIAVNHMQGHILAHFIEDEDAKIPPFPFVCLTISGGHTQIVKVTNHFEMEILGETIDDAVGEAFDKSAKILGLPYPGGPLVDKYAQLGNPKAFQFTKPKVGDLQFSFSGLKTGILRFIQKNVKENPDFIKENLHDICASIQYTIIEILMDKLKNTVKQTDIKHIAIAGGVSANSEIRKRLALAEKHWGWTTYIPKFEYTTDNAAMIAIAGYLKYKNNDFSDISITSKARLKVTE from the coding sequence TTGAGTACAGAAAACAGCTACATTTTAGGTATAGAAAGCTCTTGTGATGACACAAGCGCTTCCGTAATTTACAACGGAAAAGTAATTAGCAACGTGGTTGCAAATCAAGAAATACATGCTAAATATGGAGGTGTTGTTCCTGAATTAGCTTCAAGAGCGCATCAACAAAATATAGTTCCTGTAGTACAACAAGCCATTGAACAAGCTAGTATTACAAAAAATGATTTAAGCGCCATAGCCTTTACACGTGGTCCTGGATTAATGGGTTCTTTATTAGTTGGTACTTCTTTTGCTAAATCTTTTGCTTTAGGTTTAAATATTCCACTAATTGCCGTAAATCATATGCAAGGACATATTTTAGCTCATTTTATTGAAGATGAAGATGCTAAAATTCCGCCGTTTCCATTTGTTTGTTTAACCATTAGTGGCGGACACACACAAATTGTTAAAGTTACCAATCATTTTGAAATGGAAATTTTAGGCGAAACTATTGATGATGCCGTTGGTGAAGCTTTTGATAAATCAGCAAAAATATTAGGATTACCTTATCCTGGAGGCCCTTTAGTTGATAAATATGCACAATTAGGAAATCCGAAAGCTTTTCAGTTTACCAAACCAAAAGTAGGTGATTTACAATTTAGTTTCAGCGGATTAAAAACAGGAATCTTGCGTTTTATTCAAAAGAATGTAAAAGAAAATCCTGATTTTATTAAAGAAAATTTACATGATATTTGTGCTTCAATTCAATATACTATTATTGAAATATTGATGGATAAATTAAAAAATACCGTTAAACAAACCGATATAAAACACATTGCTATTGCTGGAGGAGTTTCTGCAAATTCTGAAATTAGAAAACGTTTAGCCTTAGCCGAAAAACATTGGGGATGGACAACTTACATTCCAAAGTTTGAATACACAACCGATAATGCTGCAATGATTGCAATTGCTGGGTATTTAAAATATAAAAATAACGATTTTTCTGATATTTCAATTACATCAAAAGCTCGTTTAAAAGTTACCGAATAA
- a CDS encoding translocation/assembly module TamB domain-containing protein, producing MLSLPVVQSKIAGRTTNWLNKEYNTNILVKRIDLSWLGSVQLKEIEIRDHHKDTLIFVQNLSTSLLNAKRIIDNNVNLGEASLSGAYFNMKKYKGEEDDNMSIFIKSFDSGTPKDSLANIFVLKSDKIAIENLTFKLFDDNKKESLQFGAYKASGDLLDFSITGPNVSLKMREMSFTENRGINITNMSTDFVYTKTYMNFDCTVLETDNKSKIKGDIKLTYNREDFVNFNDKVKFKAKLLKSAVSIKDISKLYQELSGNDMLYFRGDMNGVLNNFSVNNVRLYSRKGMKLIGDMGFVNAIKKERGFVFDADFKNVTANYFQLKSVLPNLLGKTLPSEFQRLGDFTLKGIVRVTPDQMDATISVKSEIGTTISDLQLTNIDNIDQANYVGELELINFDLGVFSNNPILGKISLKADVDGTGFNLENINTIVIGKVTDLEFNTYNYKDLYINGQFQNKKFDGVLNAKDPNFKLNFEGLADFSSATNKFDFIANIDAIDLKKTNLFTRDSIAELKGNINLNISGNTFNDIVGTAAFKNLEYKNQNKAYLFKHFEIKSSVKEEIKTIEVDSDDIVKGTLKGKFSFEELILITQNALGGQYENYLPNKVAPNQFLDFDFTIYNKIIDVFLPDIAIGKNTILKGRINSDKNVLKLKFSAPEVDIYKSVIENIVFRMDTKNPLYNTHLTASKVNTPYYNIEKLNLLNRIKNDTLYFKSIFKGGKNYSESFNLDFYYTINELQKSVIGIQKSTFNYKGFDWVINKKSDKKHKVAFNLKKNNYKISPFVFESGEQKIEFKGIVRDSTYKDLQANFNKVKLGSFLPLIDNLSLDGSLNGVVDVEQQGKKIVPKGNLLINDFHINELPQGDLTMNITGDNSYEKYKVNFSLVNERAKSISAVGGLDFSKVRPTLDLEVSLKEYELAAFSPLGKEVLNKLRGKVTGNFKATGFLGNPDFQGVLNLEEAGLTFPYLNVDFDLKGDTNITLDKQQFKLGNVILEDTKHKTQGILSGYVAHQNFKDWYLKLDIDTENLLILDTEETVESSYYGTGFLDGNAEIRGLTNNLDIVIEGKTNKGTLFVIPLSDVKTIDNYKLIRFKTGKSTIENSQKTIKDIKGLDLKINLEVTKDAVAQVVIDKVSGSELKGSGKGNLRIDINTLGKFKMYGDFEIDKGLYNFKYAGISKPFIVQKGGRIAWNGNPYDAELDLIAIYKTKANPAQLLDNINSNRKIPIDLYTKITGGLFSSKQEFDIKIPTANSTVASELEFILNGNDLNTKMQHFSFLLAFGTFYNEETIGSSAANGLRGTASEIASSILTDVLNSEDSKFKLGLGYVQGDRGNIDDVNSLKSDDQVDVSVSTQLSDRILVNGKVGVPVGANTQTSIVGEVKVEVLLNEKGSLRGTVFNRQNEVQYSTEEEGYTQGVGLSYQVNFNNLSELGEKIGLHKKRKQ from the coding sequence TTGCTATCATTACCTGTTGTACAAAGTAAAATTGCAGGACGTACAACAAATTGGTTAAACAAAGAATATAATACAAATATTCTTGTAAAAAGAATTGATTTATCTTGGTTAGGAAGTGTTCAATTAAAGGAAATTGAAATTAGAGATCATCATAAAGATACACTTATTTTTGTTCAAAATTTAAGCACTTCATTATTAAATGCTAAACGTATTATAGATAATAATGTTAATTTAGGCGAAGCTTCTTTAAGTGGTGCTTATTTTAATATGAAAAAATATAAAGGAGAAGAAGATGATAATATGTCTATTTTTATCAAGAGTTTTGATAGCGGTACTCCAAAAGATAGTTTAGCAAATATTTTTGTTTTAAAAAGTGATAAAATTGCTATCGAAAATTTAACTTTTAAGCTTTTTGATGATAATAAAAAAGAATCGCTTCAATTTGGGGCGTATAAAGCAAGTGGTGATTTATTAGATTTTTCAATTACAGGACCTAATGTTTCTCTAAAGATGAGAGAAATGAGTTTTACTGAAAATAGAGGAATCAATATAACCAATATGTCTACCGATTTTGTGTACACAAAGACATATATGAATTTTGATTGCACCGTTTTAGAAACAGATAATAAATCAAAAATAAAAGGGGATATTAAATTAACATATAATCGAGAAGATTTTGTCAATTTTAATGATAAAGTAAAGTTTAAAGCAAAGTTATTAAAAAGTGCTGTTTCAATTAAAGATATCAGTAAATTATACCAAGAATTAAGCGGTAATGATATGCTTTATTTTAGAGGAGATATGAACGGTGTGTTAAATAATTTTAGCGTAAATAATGTTCGGCTGTATTCTAGAAAAGGAATGAAACTTATTGGTGATATGGGTTTTGTAAATGCCATTAAAAAAGAAAGAGGTTTTGTTTTTGATGCCGATTTTAAAAATGTTACCGCAAATTATTTTCAATTAAAAAGTGTGTTGCCTAATTTATTAGGAAAGACCTTGCCATCAGAATTTCAAAGACTTGGTGATTTTACTCTTAAAGGAATTGTAAGAGTTACTCCCGATCAAATGGATGCAACTATTTCGGTAAAATCAGAAATAGGAACAACTATTTCTGATTTGCAATTAACAAATATTGATAATATTGATCAGGCAAATTATGTAGGCGAATTGGAGCTTATTAATTTTGATTTAGGCGTGTTTTCAAACAATCCTATACTCGGTAAAATATCATTAAAAGCTGATGTAGATGGTACTGGTTTTAATCTTGAAAATATAAATACAATTGTTATTGGAAAGGTTACTGATTTAGAATTCAATACCTATAATTATAAGGATTTATATATTAATGGTCAATTTCAAAATAAAAAATTTGATGGAGTTTTAAATGCAAAAGATCCTAATTTTAAACTTAATTTTGAAGGTTTAGCAGATTTTTCATCAGCAACAAATAAATTTGATTTTATCGCTAATATTGATGCAATCGATTTGAAAAAAACGAATCTTTTTACGCGTGATAGTATTGCAGAGTTAAAAGGAAATATTAATTTAAATATATCAGGAAATACATTTAATGATATTGTAGGTACAGCAGCCTTTAAAAACTTGGAATATAAAAATCAAAATAAAGCATATTTATTTAAACATTTTGAAATAAAATCATCAGTAAAAGAGGAGATTAAAACGATAGAAGTTGATTCTGATGATATTGTTAAAGGAACTTTAAAAGGTAAATTTTCTTTTGAAGAACTAATTCTAATAACTCAAAACGCTTTGGGAGGTCAGTATGAAAATTACTTGCCAAATAAAGTTGCTCCAAATCAGTTTTTAGATTTTGACTTTACTATTTATAATAAAATTATTGATGTTTTTTTACCAGATATAGCTATCGGAAAAAATACCATATTAAAAGGAAGAATTAATTCTGATAAAAATGTCTTAAAATTGAAGTTTTCGGCACCAGAAGTTGATATTTATAAAAGTGTTATAGAAAACATTGTATTCAGAATGGATACTAAAAATCCGTTATATAACACACATTTAACAGCAAGTAAAGTTAATACACCGTATTATAATATTGAAAAATTAAATTTATTAAACAGAATAAAAAATGATACGTTGTATTTTAAATCGATATTTAAAGGAGGTAAAAACTATTCTGAAAGTTTCAACTTAGATTTTTATTATACAATTAACGAATTACAAAAATCAGTAATAGGTATTCAAAAATCAACTTTTAATTATAAAGGATTTGATTGGGTGATAAATAAAAAATCTGACAAAAAACACAAAGTAGCATTCAATTTAAAAAAGAATAATTATAAAATAAGTCCTTTTGTATTTGAATCAGGCGAACAAAAAATTGAATTTAAAGGGATTGTTAGAGATAGTACTTATAAAGATTTACAAGCTAATTTTAATAAAGTAAAATTAGGTAGCTTTTTACCACTGATAGATAATTTAAGTTTAGACGGAAGTTTAAACGGCGTAGTTGATGTTGAGCAGCAGGGAAAAAAAATAGTACCGAAAGGAAACTTATTAATAAATGATTTTCATATTAATGAACTTCCTCAAGGAGATTTAACAATGAATATTACAGGAGATAATTCCTATGAAAAATATAAAGTAAACTTTTCATTAGTTAATGAAAGAGCTAAGAGTATTTCAGCTGTTGGTGGCTTAGATTTTTCAAAAGTAAGACCTACTCTTGATTTAGAAGTTTCTTTAAAAGAATATGAATTAGCGGCTTTTAGTCCTTTAGGAAAAGAAGTTTTAAATAAACTTAGAGGAAAAGTTACTGGAAATTTTAAGGCAACTGGTTTTTTAGGAAACCCTGATTTTCAAGGAGTATTAAATTTGGAAGAAGCCGGTTTAACTTTTCCGTATTTAAATGTTGATTTTGATTTAAAAGGAGATACAAATATCACTTTAGATAAACAACAATTTAAGCTTGGTAATGTAATATTAGAGGATACAAAACATAAAACACAAGGAATTTTATCAGGATATGTTGCGCATCAAAATTTTAAAGATTGGTATTTGAAATTAGATATTGATACCGAAAATTTATTAATATTAGATACCGAAGAAACTGTAGAATCGTCTTATTACGGAACTGGTTTTTTAGATGGAAATGCTGAAATTAGAGGACTTACCAATAATTTAGATATTGTTATTGAAGGTAAAACAAACAAAGGTACTTTATTTGTAATTCCTTTAAGCGATGTAAAAACAATAGATAATTATAAGTTAATTCGTTTTAAAACAGGGAAATCAACAATTGAAAATAGTCAGAAAACGATTAAAGATATAAAAGGACTCGATTTAAAAATAAATTTAGAAGTTACTAAAGATGCAGTTGCTCAAGTTGTAATTGATAAAGTTTCGGGAAGTGAGTTAAAAGGAAGTGGTAAAGGAAATTTAAGAATAGATATCAATACATTAGGTAAATTTAAAATGTATGGCGATTTTGAAATTGATAAAGGCTTATATAATTTTAAGTATGCAGGAATATCAAAGCCATTTATTGTTCAAAAAGGTGGAAGAATAGCTTGGAATGGAAATCCATATGATGCGGAATTAGATTTAATTGCTATCTATAAAACAAAAGCAAATCCTGCACAATTATTAGATAATATTAATTCAAATCGTAAAATCCCTATTGATTTATACACCAAAATTACAGGAGGTTTATTTAGTTCAAAACAAGAATTTGATATTAAAATTCCAACAGCAAATTCAACAGTTGCTTCTGAGTTAGAATTTATTTTAAACGGAAATGATTTAAATACAAAAATGCAGCATTTTTCATTTTTACTAGCTTTTGGTACTTTTTATAATGAAGAAACTATTGGTAGTAGTGCCGCAAATGGTTTAAGAGGAACAGCATCTGAAATAGCATCAAGTATTTTAACAGATGTGCTAAATAGTGAGGATAGTAAATTTAAATTAGGGCTAGGTTACGTACAAGGTGATAGAGGTAATATTGATGATGTTAATAGTTTAAAGTCTGATGACCAGGTAGATGTGTCTGTTTCTACACAGTTAAGTGATCGTATTCTTGTAAATGGAAAAGTAGGTGTTCCTGTAGGAGCAAATACACAAACAAGTATTGTTGGTGAGGTAAAAGTAGAGGTGTTGTTAAATGAGAAAGGTAGTTTAAGAGGAACTGTTTTTAATAGACAAAATGAAGTGCAATATTCAACTGAAGAAGAAGGATATACACAAGGAGTTGGTCTTTCGTATCAAGTTAATTTTAATAATTTATCAGAACTTGGTGAAAAAATAGGACTTCATAAAAAAAGAAAGCAGTAA
- a CDS encoding DUF368 domain-containing protein, translating to MNRTNKDYLVIMLKGIAMGAADVVPGVSGGTIAFISGIYEELLNSISAINLSLFKTLKSDGIKAAWKQLNGNFLASLFIGIFISIISLAKAIKWLLEYKPILLWAFFFGLVLASILYVGKQIKKWNFISISIGVLAVFFGYLITVLPAVNGQDVSYLFLVFSGAIASCAMILPGISGSYILLLIGVYPLVMSALTNVELRTISAIMIGVIVGLTTFSKLLKWLFHHYKNEMLIALTGLMLGSLNKVWPWKSVITTYTDRHGAIKPLLEKSISPFSYDGNPQLMYAAILIVIGFSLILLLEKLAVKK from the coding sequence ATGAACAGAACAAATAAAGATTATTTAGTAATCATGTTAAAAGGAATTGCTATGGGAGCTGCAGATGTTGTTCCAGGAGTTTCAGGAGGAACAATCGCTTTTATTTCAGGAATTTATGAGGAGTTATTAAACTCGATTAGTGCGATTAATTTAAGTTTATTCAAAACGTTAAAAAGCGATGGGATAAAAGCTGCTTGGAAACAATTAAACGGTAATTTTTTAGCATCCCTTTTTATTGGGATTTTTATAAGTATTATTTCCTTAGCAAAAGCAATTAAATGGTTGTTAGAATATAAACCAATTTTATTGTGGGCTTTTTTCTTCGGATTAGTATTAGCAAGTATTCTTTATGTTGGAAAACAAATAAAAAAATGGAATTTTATCAGTATATCCATAGGGGTTTTAGCGGTGTTTTTTGGGTATTTAATTACAGTTTTACCCGCAGTTAACGGTCAGGATGTTAGTTATTTGTTTTTAGTTTTTTCAGGAGCAATAGCATCTTGTGCGATGATATTACCAGGGATTTCAGGTTCTTATATTTTATTATTGATTGGTGTTTATCCATTAGTTATGAGTGCTTTAACAAATGTAGAGCTAAGAACAATTTCTGCAATTATGATAGGTGTTATTGTTGGTTTAACGACTTTTTCAAAATTATTGAAATGGTTGTTTCATCATTATAAAAATGAAATGTTAATTGCTTTAACAGGTTTAATGTTAGGTTCTTTAAATAAGGTATGGCCTTGGAAAAGTGTAATTACAACTTATACCGACAGGCATGGAGCGATAAAACCTCTTTTAGAAAAAAGTATTTCACCATTTTCATACGATGGAAACCCTCAATTAATGTACGCCGCTATATTAATTGTTATCGGATTTTCATTAATTTTATTATTGGAAAAATTAGCTGTAAAAAAGTAA
- a CDS encoding DUF368 domain-containing protein, which translates to MGGANKVPGVSGGMVAFVMGFYEELIFSFQRINGKAFKLLFNGRFKSFVAYTNLQFLGLVMLGSMCSYFSVSLLLDYFLKNYELYVWSWFFGMIIGSIYYISKDFNDWRFKNIVALIVGSLIGICISFMTPATENDNLCFVFICGIIGVSGMTLPGFSGSFILILLGNYVLLLVDSVNVFASVVTSLFSGDFEVLKDPIKIRYLKILTIFTLGSAFGLVSMSHILGYVLKRWYQIVTASIIGFITGSLGIVWPWKKTIYKVNKEVFLLDKKGHKIVENYERFIPDLSTQETWISIGFILFGIALILIIDFYGRKRD; encoded by the coding sequence ATGGGCGGCGCTAATAAAGTACCTGGTGTTTCGGGGGGTATGGTGGCTTTTGTAATGGGTTTTTATGAAGAGCTTATTTTTTCTTTTCAACGGATAAATGGCAAAGCTTTTAAATTACTTTTCAACGGACGATTTAAAAGTTTTGTAGCATACACAAATTTGCAATTTTTAGGATTGGTAATGTTAGGTAGTATGTGCAGTTACTTTAGTGTTTCGTTGCTTTTAGATTATTTTCTAAAAAATTATGAACTGTATGTTTGGTCATGGTTTTTTGGAATGATTATCGGTTCTATTTATTATATTTCAAAAGATTTTAATGATTGGAGATTTAAAAATATAGTTGCTTTAATTGTGGGTTCGCTTATAGGAATCTGTATCAGTTTTATGACTCCTGCTACAGAAAATGACAATCTGTGTTTTGTTTTTATTTGCGGAATTATAGGTGTTTCAGGAATGACACTTCCTGGGTTTTCAGGGTCGTTTATTTTAATATTATTAGGAAACTATGTATTGTTATTAGTAGATAGTGTCAATGTTTTTGCAAGTGTTGTTACAAGTCTTTTTTCTGGTGATTTTGAAGTTTTAAAAGACCCTATCAAAATAAGGTATTTAAAAATTTTAACCATCTTTACATTAGGTTCTGCTTTCGGGTTAGTATCAATGTCACATATATTAGGATATGTATTAAAAAGATGGTATCAAATAGTAACCGCTAGTATTATCGGTTTTATAACAGGCTCGTTAGGTATTGTTTGGCCTTGGAAAAAAACAATATATAAAGTAAATAAAGAAGTTTTTTTATTAGATAAAAAAGGTCATAAAATTGTTGAAAATTACGAACGATTTATACCTGATTTATCAACACAAGAAACTTGGATTTCAATAGGTTTTATACTTTTTGGTATTGCCTTAATTTTAATTATAGATTTTTATGGAAGAAAAAGAGATTAG
- a CDS encoding shikimate dehydrogenase family protein: protein MEEKEIRNMYALVGKNISYSFSKGYFTDKFKKLALENTAYVNFDIQSIKELSQKVKDNETTLKGMNVTIPYKLEVFNYLDKIDKKARKIGAVNTIKISKKGKLTGFNTDVYGFKKSLKPLLKEHHKKALILGTGGASKAVAYVLKKLDVKYKFVSRNPEGKKQISYKDLTKEFIESHHLIINCTPLGTHPNIDDCPDIPYEFISKEHLLFDLIYNPAVTTFLRKGQENNAVIKNGLEMLEQQAEKAWRIWNDS from the coding sequence ATGGAAGAAAAAGAGATTAGAAATATGTATGCCTTAGTAGGTAAAAATATTTCATATTCATTTTCAAAAGGATATTTTACAGATAAGTTTAAAAAATTAGCACTTGAAAATACAGCATATGTTAATTTTGACATACAATCAATAAAAGAACTTTCTCAAAAAGTTAAAGATAATGAAACTACTTTAAAAGGAATGAATGTAACGATTCCTTATAAATTAGAAGTTTTTAATTATTTAGATAAAATAGATAAAAAAGCACGAAAAATAGGAGCAGTAAATACTATCAAAATTTCTAAAAAAGGGAAATTAACAGGTTTTAATACCGATGTTTATGGATTTAAAAAATCATTAAAACCATTATTGAAAGAACATCATAAAAAAGCTTTAATATTAGGAACAGGTGGCGCTTCTAAAGCTGTAGCTTATGTTTTAAAGAAATTAGATGTCAAATATAAATTTGTGTCAAGAAATCCCGAAGGAAAAAAACAAATTTCATACAAAGACTTAACAAAAGAATTTATAGAATCTCATCATTTAATTATTAACTGTACTCCTTTAGGAACGCATCCTAATATTGATGACTGTCCTGATATTCCATATGAGTTTATATCAAAAGAACATTTATTATTCGATTTAATTTATAACCCAGCTGTGACTACTTTTTTAAGAAAAGGACAAGAAAATAATGCTGTAATAAAAAATGGATTAGAAATGTTAGAACAACAAGCCGAAAAAGCTTGGAGAATATGGAATGATAGTTAA
- a CDS encoding DUF349 domain-containing protein translates to MLENNEKELQQPITEEIIAVKVETENAVNAVEIEVANEAEKVDEKHEIPMLDYATMELSTLVDELNKLLSSYQIQQLKSNIDALKNAFNTKFGDLVAEKKAAFLAEGGNSIDFQFSSPIKSEYNKLLGDYKTKRDAHYSKLENQLKENLEKRNGLIDELKTLIEKADAKTMYNDFQEIQKKWRTIGPVPKTKYNDTWKIYHHHVERFYDLLDLNKDFRELDFKHNLEEKLKIITRAKALNEVVDVNVAFKDLQDLHRIWKEEIGPVGKEHREDVWGKFSEATKKIHDKRHQYFRELKSKYQEMIDAKLQVVAEINAFDTSNNNSHNDWQKSIVELEKLRKKYFDIGKLPYNKSEAVWQEFKTATKKFNSSKNVFYKAEKSTQNDNLKSKIALIELAESIKDSDEWEDTTNTMKRIQSDWKKIGHVPRKFSDDIWKRFKDACNFYFDRLNAQKNEQNKEQLELVVAKKEFIEQLKASENLTLENIQDSITKWRALGFLPRNARHLDEKFNKAIDAHLGNLNMSKSDIELMKFKNSIDTYLLQKDFKKLDNEQYFIRKKIDESVKDMQQLENNLGFFSNAKDDNPLVLNVRKGIQEFKDQLDVWKSKLNYIKKLDY, encoded by the coding sequence ATGTTAGAAAATAACGAAAAAGAATTACAACAGCCAATTACTGAAGAAATTATTGCAGTAAAAGTAGAAACAGAAAATGCAGTAAATGCAGTAGAGATTGAAGTAGCTAATGAAGCTGAAAAAGTGGATGAAAAGCACGAAATACCAATGTTAGATTACGCTACTATGGAGTTAAGTACTTTGGTAGATGAATTAAATAAGTTATTGAGTAGCTATCAAATACAGCAACTAAAATCAAATATTGATGCTCTTAAAAATGCATTTAATACTAAATTTGGTGATTTAGTAGCAGAAAAAAAAGCAGCATTTTTAGCAGAAGGAGGAAATTCAATTGATTTCCAATTTTCAAGCCCTATAAAATCAGAATACAATAAGTTACTAGGCGATTACAAAACAAAGCGTGATGCTCATTATTCTAAGTTAGAAAATCAATTAAAAGAAAACTTAGAGAAAAGAAATGGTTTAATTGATGAATTGAAAACATTGATTGAAAAAGCAGATGCTAAAACAATGTACAATGATTTCCAAGAAATTCAAAAAAAATGGAGAACTATTGGACCTGTACCAAAAACAAAATATAATGATACTTGGAAAATTTACCATCATCATGTAGAGCGTTTTTATGATTTATTAGACTTAAATAAAGATTTTAGAGAGCTAGATTTTAAACATAATTTAGAAGAAAAATTAAAAATTATTACACGTGCAAAAGCTTTAAATGAAGTTGTAGATGTAAATGTAGCTTTTAAAGACTTACAAGATTTACATCGTATTTGGAAAGAAGAAATAGGTCCTGTAGGAAAAGAACATAGAGAAGATGTATGGGGTAAATTTAGTGAAGCTACCAAGAAAATACATGATAAGCGTCATCAATATTTTAGAGAATTAAAATCTAAATATCAAGAAATGATTGATGCTAAGTTACAAGTTGTAGCAGAGATTAATGCATTTGATACTTCAAATAATAATTCACATAACGATTGGCAAAAAAGTATTGTAGAACTTGAAAAGTTACGTAAAAAATATTTTGATATAGGAAAGTTACCTTATAATAAAAGTGAGGCAGTTTGGCAAGAATTTAAGACTGCAACAAAAAAATTTAACAGTTCAAAAAATGTTTTTTATAAAGCTGAAAAAAGCACTCAAAACGATAATTTAAAAAGTAAAATAGCTTTAATTGAACTTGCTGAGAGTATAAAAGATAGCGATGAATGGGAGGATACAACCAATACTATGAAACGTATTCAATCTGATTGGAAAAAAATTGGACATGTGCCAAGAAAGTTTTCTGATGATATATGGAAACGCTTTAAAGATGCTTGTAATTTCTATTTTGATAGATTAAATGCTCAAAAGAACGAACAAAATAAAGAACAATTAGAACTTGTTGTAGCTAAAAAAGAGTTTATAGAGCAATTAAAAGCTTCTGAAAACTTAACCTTAGAGAATATTCAAGATAGTATTACAAAATGGAGAGCATTAGGTTTCTTACCAAGAAATGCACGTCATTTAGATGAAAAATTTAATAAAGCAATTGATGCTCATTTAGGAAACCTAAATATGAGTAAAAGTGATATTGAGTTAATGAAGTTTAAAAACAGTATTGATACTTATTTATTACAAAAAGATTTTAAGAAATTAGATAACGAGCAATATTTTATTCGTAAAAAGATAGATGAGTCAGTTAAAGATATGCAACAATTAGAAAATAATTTAGGTTTCTTTTCTAATGCAAAAGATGATAATCCATTAGTATTGAATGTTCGTAAAGGAATTCAAGAATTTAAAGATCAATTAGATGTTTGGAAATCTAAATTAAATTATATTAAAAAGTTAGATTACTAA
- a CDS encoding energy transducer TonB, with the protein MMKFTLLIAAMLTSFIAFSQQEKCTTSDESIADPNSITKCAIEKSEDGTKKQLSIQVSTRRRIIRKKNKTVSAIGGTSQKVTNIKRNTLLVGKLELEDNSSTIERIPFNIVEEIPLFSKCNNVPLVKQAKCFETQMSKHITRNFVYPQDAIEAGIQGRISVQFTIDEQGNVNSLQIRGPKNSTSLKKEASRIVKKLPKFIPGKHNGKAVKVKYGIPITFRHPDANFVEEKAKIRKKQITKTTKEEKLITDFVKFNDVENIPLFKTCLKVTDTEKNTCFNERMISHIQRNFNYPAEAAAQNIEGKVWVRFIIGKKGEVSNIKMRGPKNGQLLEQEAKRMVLNLSTFVPGTQAGLPANVEYYIPINFTLH; encoded by the coding sequence ATGATGAAATTCACCCTATTAATAGCAGCTATGCTTACATCTTTTATAGCTTTTTCACAACAAGAAAAATGTACTACTTCTGATGAATCTATTGCTGATCCTAACAGTATTACAAAATGTGCTATTGAAAAATCAGAAGATGGAACAAAAAAACAATTATCTATTCAAGTATCTACAAGAAGACGTATAATTCGTAAAAAAAATAAAACTGTTTCTGCTATTGGAGGAACTTCTCAAAAAGTTACAAACATAAAAAGAAATACTTTATTAGTTGGTAAACTTGAGTTAGAAGATAACTCTAGTACTATTGAAAGAATCCCTTTTAATATCGTCGAAGAAATCCCTTTATTTTCAAAATGTAATAATGTACCTTTAGTAAAACAAGCAAAATGTTTTGAGACACAAATGTCTAAACATATTACAAGAAACTTTGTATATCCACAAGATGCAATTGAAGCAGGTATTCAAGGTAGAATATCTGTACAATTTACAATAGATGAACAAGGTAATGTAAATTCTCTTCAAATTAGAGGACCAAAAAACAGTACTTCTTTAAAAAAAGAAGCTAGTAGAATTGTAAAGAAACTACCTAAGTTTATTCCTGGGAAGCATAATGGAAAAGCTGTAAAAGTTAAATATGGAATTCCAATTACCTTTAGACATCCTGATGCAAATTTTGTTGAAGAAAAAGCTAAAATCAGAAAAAAACAAATTACAAAAACAACAAAAGAAGAAAAATTAATTACTGATTTTGTTAAGTTTAATGATGTTGAAAATATCCCATTATTTAAAACTTGTTTAAAAGTAACTGATACAGAAAAAAACACTTGTTTTAATGAAAGAATGATAAGCCATATTCAAAGAAATTTTAATTACCCTGCTGAAGCAGCAGCTCAAAATATTGAAGGTAAAGTTTGGGTTCGTTTTATTATTGGAAAAAAAGGAGAGGTAAGTAACATTAAAATGAGAGGTCCTAAAAATGGACAATTACTAGAGCAAGAAGCTAAAAGAATGGTTTTAAACCTTTCTACTTTTGTTCCTGGTACACAAGCTGGTTTACCAGCTAATGTTGAGTATTACATCCCTATTAACTTCACATTACACTAA